tttcttgtgtaaaATATCTTGATTTAAATCAAATCTataaaaaatgctttatttgagtcacacatgtacagtaattgAGTAGACTGGTTTGGACGTTATTTtggtgttagtgtgtgtgtgtgtgtgtgtttctaagtcacatattcaggcaCATATTCAAGTTAtgattcacaaaaaagtcacaaaattagacctttttttctgttttccatttctttactttttgttcaaaaacgagccaagtgaactttgaactgtgacgtattttcagatttcaccaattcaatctgattttaaacatttttagtacttttttgctcaggtcTCATTAGATTGCCTTGGTTGTGTTGAAAAATATCTTCTTATAGCTTctgcatatatatgtaaaaaagccaaggtttaaagttttaaaacgTTGcgtaaaatgtttttgtccagaAGACGACGAACACGAGGTGGATATGAGAGTTTATTTGTGTGAATCATGTCATGTTGACACTGAGCTGCTTGTGCTGTGATGGACGTGTGATTTATACTCATGTGTtacatgacatcagtgtgtccccggtcacacacacacacacacacacacactcggcaGCTGCTCGTGTCGATGGTGAACAGGTGCTGCAGCTGAGATTTGACTGAGTTAGTGTGTTGGTGCACacgtgtctgcatgtgtgcgtcTCTCTGTGgctcttttgtgtgtgcatatgtccacagacgcacacatgtgtgcacattAGCCGGCGTGAGCGACAATGTTCTGTTGTGTGGCCGCTGCTGCTCGACAGAAACCTAATATCCAAGGACACAGTAGCTCAGGCAGCAGCTGCTCCATCTCTGCACCTTGGGTTACACGCGTGTGTGTGGAAAATTCACAAGAGTTccaaccattgtcaaatgatttctaataataattatgaaaaaaatgtggatatatgtatataataaacaCTGAGGATTGAAATGAGCCAGGAACATCACTGTCAAAGTAAAATCCTCTTTACTGTACCATATATTTATAGTTTTATGATTCCACTCTTATTTATTCACCTCtcatgcttttttattttgaaactttttcAAATACTTTTGCAAGTAGAGCCACGCTTTTAAACCTGCCAGATTATTCTTAATTTCCACGTAATCTTTTTAATATCCTTGCTGTTTAGCCTAATGaatcacatgtgtttttttatgattaattaACTCAAAAAATACCTAAAATAATGGATATACTACACAATTATTACTTTAAATTAGCAGTATATTAGGTTTAAGGTATTTTCAACTTTGCAGATGGTCTGGATATCAGTAACTTTACCTTAATTGAAaacattgtgtgacattttataaAAGAATCATGTTTTTCTTGGTAAAATCCGCTGTACTTAAGTCCAAAAtacacatatctgtactttactttatttatttttctaaaaacttttacttttactccactacatttcctccaactctctttgttactaccaaatacaatcaAAAGAAGAAGGGTTGggattatggtctgtatttatatagagtttttctagtcctgatgaactgctttacacaacagttttcacCCAGTCACACGcggcaacatggggttaagtgtcttgacACATATAGACTCAGCAGAGCCAGGAtttaaacccacaaccttccagttgaaagacaatttgccctaccactgagctcaagtccaacccctcactttttttagtacttttacttctaaaacttaagtccAATTTATCAGAAAATTATTTTTGAGacttaagtaatattgtaaaaaagtgacttcaacctCTATTGAAGTGATTTtttggtaacatacttgtacttttactctaaAAGTAtacctttaaggtactttagaCAAGCCTACCTGTGTACAATAATGGAGTAGAAGTTTGTACTGAAGTACAAATAGCTCATACTTatatttaaagttgttttttttgagcgTTCTACAGTTACTAAACTGTTGACTCAGTCTCATCTACTCTACACCGCCTGTGCGCGCGCTCCCGTCAGTTGTCCGCTCCACGTGGACGCGCGTGCGCGCGCAGAGTGCAGGACCCTGCAGGGAGTTTTTTATTTGGACTCAAACTTGTCTCCATCCAGACTCAGcggacactcacacacacacactgagctcagGAGTTTAATGAGAAACAACATGAAGCTGTGGACGCTGCCTCTCGTCATCACTTTACTGCACAGTGAGTTggtttttcctgcttttttttaaaagataaaagtaAACTGTGGCGTTTTTTAAACAAACGGGGAAAGTAGGCGCACGAATTGCAACAGAGCCACTTCAAATAATCTGGAAGATAATCTCTGTTTCGTGCAGAAAGCTATAATTTAGAATCAAAATCCATCCTTACAGactaaaatatttcatttttacctTATCTTCACCTTTATCTCTACACTTAGATTATAAACTGCTTAAAAAACATTGTGTCTGATTGTGTTAGTTAATTtactaaaaaaatacaatttgttttttggagTTTTGCAAATAACTAATGTAAAGTGTGCAATAAATAATATGCAAACTAATCATAATTTGCCTTTATTACCTTTTTCTTAGACATTTTtcttaagaaaaacaacaacaataacttcACCCTCAGTatttaaatgattcaatttAACACTTAAAATTAAAGATTGTTATGCATTCACAGCATATTCTCTATCATGTCCctacacatttaattttaatgtgttttaatgagtttAATATAATTTGAGGAAAAGCCCATTTTCCATACAGTCCCTTTAGAAATGCTGCATCATTGTGTGTTTTCGtgccatttatttaaaaatcaaacgTATGATGTGGTGTTTTATACGCTGCATATCTCTGGCGTTGGGAAGTGAAGGGTTTTTGTTCAGTGGGGATTAGTTTGAGtgacctcacacactcacagaggaggaggaggaggtgaaagaTGGGGGAGGAGGTGTGAGGAGTCCCAGGACTTCATGTCCAGGGAGTGGTTGTGGTCAAAGACTCTCGTGTTTACACTGATGCCGTTTGAACCCGAGATCCACACGCTGATGCGACGTGTCACATGACCCAGTGGAGAGATCCGTCTGTTTCAGTGTGTGGACGAcggtgacgatgatgatgatgatgatgatgattgtggcCCCTGAATGACCCCGGACAGAGATGAAAACAGCCACTTGCTATCTAGAATATGCATTTGAAGCTTTGCTTTGAGGATCACAGAGGCtgcttttctattttctttgtcattatGTCAATAATTGCTGCGTGTGTTTTTGATCTTTGTTGACTTTACACACGAGGATCTCACAGGGTTGAAGACATTAACTCTTCATCCTCACTTTAGATTAAGTAAAGAGatatgtttggaaaaaaaaaaatgtttcatcagtTTCCTGTGAGGTGGATGATTACGGCACAATATCTACAAAGAGGCCTTTTACTTTCATTGCATCAGAAATCTCAGTGttattaatcacatttaaatactGTAGTTTGTTAGTGCACatgttttaatgaattcattttttataATTCTGGTCTTGATGTTAAGGTTTAGGTCCAACCAACCAGGCTGTAGGTCAATGTAAAGAATACGATGCAGAGGGATTACTGTTAATGTTGTAATCattgtacaagtgtgtgtgtgtgtgtgtgtgtgtgtgcgccagcTGAGAAGGGTAAGGTTACCACTATAACAtgctccccacacacacacacgttgcagCATTCATCGTaaggacacatcacagactTCATGCATTCCCTATAGCCCCttacccctaaccttaaccatcacaactaagtgccttaccctaacccttaacctaaactcaagtattaacccttaaaaaggccttttaaatgtcctcacaaagataggatTACTTGACACTTGGTCCAAACCACCCACTAaagacatgtgcacacacacacacacacacacacacacacacacacacaacttgaTATAGCCAAGAAACTTCATgttcttttgtctgtttgttgtgttctttTGGGGAGTGTGATATAGTGACTTTCTGTAAAgctgtgtataaatgtgtgtgtgtgtatgcatgtgtgtgtgtgtgtgctgaagggACCTATCACTACTAAAAAGAGGTTATCAGGTCGGGGTAGAGCAGCTTGTCAGGGAGTCATCCATCACTCGCATTCCTACTCACCACCGCTCCTGGTACCACCAGGATATAGGTTGGAGTCacgctcgtgtgtgtgtgtgtgtgtgtgtgtgtgtgtgcagatgtgttGGCCTAATTTTGGTTCGTACCATCCGTGTCGGACACTTCTTTATGATAAGTTTACACAAAagtctgacttttattttcctaACTACACGTTTCTTGAGGTCGCGTTGATCGCTCACAGATACAGACCAAAGTAGCCGCACATATGACCTGTTGATATTCAGCAACAGCACGATTCTATGTGATTACCATGGAAACCATCTCACTGTAGCGGCGTGTTCCTATAGAGCAACTTCATCACGTTTTCATCACAATAAATATATTCATGATGAAATTCCACAGAATTTtgaagtaaaagtgcttgttttgatatggaatgatgtatacgtcacaataaaacatttatttttattaatgcaaaataaatatgttaatatcAAATGTAGGCAGAAAAATGAAGCTGAATCTAAAATGaggtaaataataacaaaacaagcttatatatcatttaatgttgaataaatacatttaataacacaATGTTTATAACTGAATAACATATTATAATGTGTGAGCTGCCATTGCCATTGTGCCATTGTGAACTGGGGGGCACATTTGGCCCgtgggccaccagtttgactcCTTGTGGATGCAGCTGATCAGAAAAATTCATGGTGTTGCATTAAATACAGAGCGAGGTCGTTCATTTTCCTGTCAGAATGGGGCAAGCAAAGGGTTTTTCTTGTTAGTACTTGGTGGTTCTGAGTGTAATACTCACTTGTTTTTAGAAGGTTTATTGATGATTCTTGTCCCACCaggtcctgtctgtctgtcagtgactgtgagcagcagcaaaCCCCAAGTAGAAGTCCACGagcacacaggtgagacacattttttttcatcctccCGTCGatctattcatccatccatcatctgcTTTAAGTCAAACTCAGCTGATGTTGGGCAAGAGGCAGGGTCCACCCTGGACACGTCAGCTGTCCATCGCAGCACTGACACGCAGTTACAAACAAGCCTTGGTGGTTACATCCACCCCTACAGGTTTCAACAACACTATCCAGTAGTGATTCTGTGCTGTCTGTCCTCACAGATGCAGTACTGACATGTGAGTTCAGGACAGAAAAAGACCAGAACCCTCGAATCGAGTGGAAGAAGAAGGGAAAGGGTGTGACATTTGTGTACTTTAATCACAAATTCACTGGTGAGTGACtccaatgaaatgaaaatgttccaaTATTTCCACTGCTATTTTTTACCATCATCTTTTCATTTGCCTAACTGCtgaattttctctctctgaaatATTATCTTACACCTCAGGGCCTTATGCAGAACGGGCCAAGATAGAAGGCGCGACGCTGACGATACATTTGGTCACTCAGAAAGACTCGGGGGAGTATCGCTGTGAGGTGACCGCCAGTGAAGACCATGTCAGTCTGGGAGAAGCAACTGTAACCCTCAATGTGCTCGGTATGTGCTTGTGTCTGATGAATCTATAGGTTggttgtcagtcagtcaatcaatctATGTATCAACCAACCAATCGACTGACCAAGAATCCAACGGGCCGACCAAGTAACTTACCGTACCCAACCAACCAACTCTAACCACCAAGCAAACAACCTATCCCCCAACTGactcaaccaaccaaccagccaaccaaccaactaattCAACCAAACCAATCAACTGTACCCACCAACCAACCCTGCACACCAACCAAAACAAACCCAACCAATTCATACACACCAACCAAACAACCCATCCCCAACTGACCCAACCAATTCAAACCAACCAACCCTACACACTAACCAAACAACCCATCCACCAACTGACCCAACCAATTCAAACCAACCAACCCTACataccaaccaaccaacccaTCGCCAACTGACTCAAACAACTAACCAGATAACCAACCAATTTAACCCAAGAAACTCTACCCACCAACTAATCGTACGACATAcacaccaaccaaccaaccaattcaaccaaccaaccaacgaGATAACAAAACAATTCAACCCAGTAAAACAACTAACTCTGCCCAtgaaccaaccaaccaatctgAGACTGACCAAAGCTACCACATTACCAACACTacccaaaaataaacaaccaaTAATACAACCAACCCACCAGCTGATCGCCCATaacttatctatctatcttttaaTGGTGATTTGATGTGatccagtcaaaaaaaaagatctgtttgtttttcaggcagtttttgtaattaaaaaattGAATACATTTTCCTTGAATATCCACATGTATTGAAGCTGTGACCTCTGCCTTCTCAGTGCCTCCTCATGTGCCGTCCTGCGAGGTGCCGAGCTCCATATTTGTCGGCTCGGGCCTGGAGCTCCTCTGTAAGGACAAACTGAGCGTCCCTCCTGCCACCTACCGCTGGTACAAGGACAACAAGGTGCTGATGGCCACGACAGACACTCCTTACAGCATTGACACAAACAAGGGCACACTGGTGAGCATGCGCCGCAGTATCTAAGACATCATCCTGCGCAAACTGTAGAGATTCAGCTTCACCTCTCACCTCTCTTTGGTCTGTTTGGAGCAGAAGATTAACAGTGTGTCCAAAATGGACACGGGGATGTACCGCTGTGAGTCCTCCAACAGTGTGGGGGCGCCCAAGAGTTGTGTGGCCCAACAACTGAAAGTTATGGACTGtaagtggttttgttttgtttacatttcctgCTCCACTCACTGGagactgatgaaatgatccgtcTACCTTCCATCTAGATCCCCTGAACATGACCGTCGTGATCGCAGGCGCTGCAGGTTTGCTGGCGCTCGTCCTCTTTTGCTGCATCTGTATGTGCGTGTGTCGACATCGAGGCTGCCGCAACGGTGAGTTGGTGTGACAcatgcaatatttatttattcattttctttaacatttattttaccagATTAGTCTCACTGGGGTCAAATATCTCTTTGACAAAGGGGAACCTGGCCAAGAGGGCAGCAGcatcattaatattaaatatatttgtagaaaaaaaatatttgaaggttgaaatcctacgttgtgtcactttaaaacataaagtaatacaaataaaatattgtccCATTGCATCCGATTCTAAATATGTTCAATATTCAGTGCTTTAGACTTACAATGCAGCTGTATAGAACTTCACATCCTTCACATCCCtgatattgataattatgaCAATAAACGTAAGATATGTAAATTgtaatacacacatttgttatACAGTATCTGAAAGTGTGTTTGAGCAatccataaaaataaatgtttatatcaCTGTACAATTTATTGGTGTTTTGTTATATTGCACAGCACCACACAGTATACACTGTTATTGATTTACTGCCCCAGCCCTACCAGGAAGTATTGTATcaacacatcatttatttatgtctttggcTCCACGCTTCAACCAGGAAGGCAAAAATATGAAAAGTAAAACTGGAAAAGTTTGTGTATGTGCAGCAATTTTCTTCTGTAGTTCAGTGAATGCATCATATTTTCTAAGCcgataatgtgtgttttcaaggaAATTACCAAGGACTAGGAGATGTAAGAGGTAAATATTTGTGTGGATTGATGGTAGAAAGTTTTACATCTGCTGttttcactgacctctgactctttttgtgtctttgaacaGAAGGGAATCACACAAAAAGGTGAGCGTCTCACTTCTCAGGCCGActctgttttcctgtgtgtgtgtgtgtgtgtgtgtgagttgtaaTGAGTTTGTGCTCAACTGCTGCCCTTTGTCTTTCAGCACCAAGTCCTACaaccctccacctcctcctcttcctcccaccCGCAACGTGAGTGATCAAAGGCGGTGTTATCATGTCACGGCTTGTTGTTCTTTGCTGCTATGAATTTGGGTTTGCCATTAAATGCTGTTGATAAACGGCTGATAACGCCAGTCCTTGGCAAATTGAAGGAAGTGGCTCACTGTACGTCTCCGTTCCCTCTCTGCAGCTCAAGCACTACAAACAAGCCCAGTCCTTCATGATCTGAGGCACGATGTCTTCCTCGGTCCAAAATCCAATATCTGAAGTGTATCTGGCACTGGAGACTGGCTGTCGCCGTGCTTTTGGACATCTGCTCGTCTCTGCCTTGGACCGACACATCAAATATCAACCCAAAGAGCAAAACAGTTTTTACTCCAGAAGTTTTGTGTTGCCAGTTTGGAGGAGTCTTCctgtacacaaaaacacactcacagtactgtaattattttttaaatgctgtgTAATATATTTCATTATCGTCTTTTTTCTTTGGTGTGTTTAGTGTGACATTTGAAAGAAAGGCTTGTTGTATTCTTACTTTTTCTAtgagttttaatgttttttttgttggttctCTTATGTCACCTACAGGCCAGTATTTGTAACTATCCACAAAAAATATGCCAAAGATTGTAAATTTATTGTGTCACAAATGTATGTATccaaagcttttctttttatcctTTGTCAATTTGATATATTTTGtaaacgtgtttgtgtttttatgtcatgttttatctcatttcatttcattttggttgTAGAAATTTTACACGATGAGATGAGTCGAGTGATAAATGAACAGGTGTCTGCACGCACTGAACGATGCTTCAAATTCTTTTGAAATCTTTGATATCAAGTctatttcataataataaaggaatatgaaaaaaaatgcgAATGTTGTATTCAGCTTATGGAGGTAACTGTTTTATTGGCAAGATTTAttggtttattattttctcatgcCAGTACTCAAAGGCTGCAGGGAAACTGAAAACACCACATTTGACAAACCTCTCAAAAGTCTGACTTCCAAATCTGTTATTTATCTAAACGTTAAAGATCCAATGTGTGACATTCAAgtgggtttattggcagaatatAATAGTCATTAGTTTGTTTGTATCGGTGTATAATTGCTttgcaataaaaataatttgatttttgGATACCCTTGAGGTCATATGGGAGCAAGAGCATTGTTTCCATAcattgccatgtttctacagcagtgaAACTTATCGAAATGGACATATGGAAATATTGACttcagtaataaaaataatctatttttcATGAAACATTCTCAAATTCTCATCAAATATTAATTAGCCAAACATGTAATAAACTTTAACTAAAAACAGCTGCACTCATGACAAATACTGCAAAGTTAAGCTAGTAAACAGGGACAACATAGCAAAACAATAGCATGTATCATGCACAGTTAAGCTAGCAAACAGGGACAACATAGCAAAACAATAGCATGTTAGCATTGTCATAGTTAGCCACGGCTGTACtgagatatacatatatacagttatatacatatacagatatTTATGTATCTGTATACTGTATAAGAATATagtgaagacatgttgtgagcacattagcatttagctcatACCTGCCCTCctgtatgtaaacacactgtcacagagacattcattatttattgaatgatgatttttttaGGTGATTTGTATGTTAtatgttctgcctctgtttttccctcatattagaaaaacatgtcagaaacAGAGGGgtttattttagaaaatgtcTTGTACAAACATGATTATATGACACTGGTTATTACTTCTTACTGACAAACAGCTGGCACAGTTGAAAAGTAATATCCTGTTCTTATGTGGTATATTTGTCTgtcttatttgtctttttccttttccgGAGACCACTATAAAGCTAAAAACTAGAAATCTTTAAATGCACAATTTTTCTATTCCGCAAATGtaatcattcattattattattattattattattatttaaatagaGCAGCTCTTTGGAAGTGCACACAGTTTTGACCACAAGATGGCACTACAGCACTGACTGCATGTTTATACACTAGGTGTTACTGTAtgggcccacacacacacaacagcgaAGATGCCAGCCTTTGTCTATTATTTGTCTGTGAACAGTGGCTCTGTTGTTCTCCTGCCTTTGTACTCATCATTCTTCTCACTGCAGCTCACATAAATTAAAAGTCTTGAGGAGCTCTGTTTTCTGACAGTTTCTcttccatgtgtttttaatgaagacGCAGCGTCGGTGCCTTCACTTTGTGCTTTAAATATTAGTCGAAACCTCAGTTGTGTTGGCATGTGGCTGGTGCATATGAGCTTTTCTCGCCACAGTGCAAAGAGTGTGTGCACAGGAGATCTATTCTCGTACTCGGTCATAACCCTCTCTGATGATCACATGGAGTGCGTCCTATTGATCCGCTATTATGTTGGCTCGATAGCTAAGACCTCTCGGATCAATCCAGCAGTGAGGAAGGACACCGGCTAATCTATTAATCATTCTCAGTATGTGCACCTTGACAGAATTACAAATCTGGTCAGTAGTTGTGTATTTTCAAGGCAGCTGGGATATGACGTTATCATTTACTGTGCTCGTTTCTGTGAGTCAAACATTGTGTCATAAGCACATTAATGACAACCTTTCCATTTCAGttattaatgaataattaacaGCAACTACGTTGAGTTGTTCCAGTTTTCGTAAAGAATCTAACCCCATATCTGTTGATTTAGTTTGATAATTATTCATGGTTTGAGTCATCGTCAATTTTATTGGCGCATATTAGGGGTAGGAATCACCTCGCGATACGAAACGCGATACATgatccacgataccaataatatcacgattcTGTTacaatcaatatattgcaacaggatttctctatttatttacaacatagagaacagagtgcataaagtctatgtattggacatggatggagcatctcttaacgtagcttccTCCATTatagccaggtaacttccaccccaaattcccctcattcatttgagcagcgacaccatgaggacacatgaagtagtgacgcctgGCGAGCGTAACTGGCAggggttaaataaaataaaatatcgacAATTGCCCCGGCGCAtagattatcgtattgcacgtggatgacgatatatcaccaaatggATATTTTGACCGACGCCTAGCGCatataattattttcaaaaatccAATAAACACCAGCCGTCAAATGGCAAAACCTACTGGAATAATATGTTGAGGAGAACAAGTACACCGACAaaaaagagaacagagaacaaaACGTTCATGTCAGAATGGAGTCTTTACtcggcagacattttgacagtgGAGAAATTAACAGGTGCAAATAATCAAATCACTGCGTTCCATTTAGCTCGCGCACAGCCATCGTTAATATTATCAGTAACACCTGTCAAAATATCCACTGTGTAAACGGACCATTGACGTCTTGTATACTCGACCCAGTATAAATATTGATCAGTCTTGACACAATGACTTTCCTTCAGTTCCTATTATGCTTCACTGCCaattaaatgtcaaacaaaatgtcaaacaattaAATGGGTCAACCCGGATGTTCCTGTTTGTTCTTTATTTGGCAGCCGTTATTggaacgcacgcacacagacaatTACATGAGCGTCCCTATTTCAACACAGGCTCCTGTTAGCTTTGTCTGATTTTATTCTTCAGTAGTTAGCGGTGGACTTGCTCGAGTTAAGGTGAACATGTTTCTTTTCTGGGTGAGAATGTTCACATTCTGGCCAGCGATGACGGGTGGTTTGGAAGCCGTCTgtgtggacctggagaaaccatcactcaacagaggaggcGGACCTACGGTGCTCTCTTCCAAAAAGAATGAAGCAAACACAAAACGACAAGCGTGaagtccaacacacacacacacacacaacaatagtCGCTCCCTAACGACCCGTTCACACCTTGTTTGTGAACTGGGAGGGGTGAACGATCCGCATCGTTGAACTTGACGACTGTCTGCGGTGAGAGAGTCAGAACTGaggaagcctcttggatgagaggtcaCAGTCGGCCACAGCTGAGTACTGAAGAAGATTATgacgactgagaaccttcacagacacaatgcaatgttattctcccccttttttttatcagcataTTTGCTCTCATGTCTCCCACTGTCTGTTTGTGCCTGCTGGGCGTGGCTGACCCATTTTCCTGCTCCTGAGACCTACCGACACACCTGCTGCTCGTTGTGCACTGATTGCCATGCTTCACCACCTGCTATAAAATCCAGGTCTTCGGCTCCAGCCTTGATCAGCTGCATTGTTTATCCTCGCTTGGTGACGTCATAGACAAACTCAGTGTCAAGTTGACTTATTTTGTGTCTATTTCTGCCTCATTTTGTCCTCCTCTGCTTCAGATTGTTTACTTTGCCCTTTCTGGTCTGTTGTCCAAGTctagtcattttctttttatgcctTTATGTCTCTGACACTACCTGGACAAATCTCATGACTTTGGCATTTAAACAGTTTGACTTGTGTTTGGTGGTCAACTCGGAGCGTAGAAACATGTCCAAGGATATAAACTGAACATTACTGCATGTGCAacagatttactgtgaaacaaataagtgCTATTAActgtaaaagtagcagtgtttgtatagGTTGTTTTGGAATGTTATGTGAAGGTTTGGGAGGTTGTTACAAATGGAAACGCGACATAAAgcgaacacaaacaaacgcacCGTCAcacttctgtctctgtgaggacacgTATCCCTAAAGACCTGTCCCTTACCTTGAAGTTCAGGTTTTCTGGTTAAACGAGATACACTGTTGACTTCACTGAGTGCGCCGTTATCGCTGAGAACCAGTCTGAGGGACCGGCGTGCACCCAGTTCTACTGAACAGATTGTGACTTTGGTCTGTAAAATCCATACCACACTCACTAAATGAGGCAACAGCAGACCAGCAGGTCCTGGGTCCACACAAGCAAAAACATGCTAATTTTCCTCTTTGGACTTCAGTGGTGTGTGGAATGAGGAgttaacattttataaaatgacataaaccTAATTTTCCAGTCCAAACCTTGTACAGCCACACttcaaatgttatatttatgcagaagtgtgagcagcagacagTTGTAGATGTTATTAGAGGAAGTAAATTTGCTAAAAAATCTGTTGTATGTacgtttgaattgaattgaattgaactgaaagcctttattgtcattatacagcaGTACGATGAAATTGGAGCATCTAtttctctataagctagtgctgTTGACTAAGTTTCCTGACCTTTTacgtcacagacaaacaacagcaaatagTAAAATGGAATATTTAGTTCCTTCAGCTGCCCAAGCATGAAAGTCGTCTCTTCTTCAGTCCAAAAGTGtgtcttcttcatttttatttgtcaaggACAATCCAAAAAACCCCACATtgttaaaatgaacacatcACAGATGCATTGCATATAAGATTTCTAACCAAGGCTAATTTGGAACTTCATTTATacatcgtctccttctacttcaaAGTCAAAGACCGGAGAGCGAATTTTGGtgctaacatgtttacatgtttacactcAGAAAAGCGCCTTAGTCTGTTTTAAGGTCTTCTATGAGGGTTTTGGGATTATTTTGGCACTAAAATCTAAAAGCAGCCTGTTATT
Above is a window of Solea senegalensis isolate Sse05_10M linkage group LG2, IFAPA_SoseM_1, whole genome shotgun sequence DNA encoding:
- the jam2b gene encoding junctional adhesion molecule 2b isoform X1, producing the protein MRNNMKLWTLPLVITLLHSPVCLSVTVSSSKPQVEVHEHTDAVLTCEFRTEKDQNPRIEWKKKGKGVTFVYFNHKFTGPYAERAKIEGATLTIHLVTQKDSGEYRCEVTASEDHVSLGEATVTLNVLVPPHVPSCEVPSSIFVGSGLELLCKDKLSVPPATYRWYKDNKVLMATTDTPYSIDTNKGTLKINSVSKMDTGMYRCESSNSVGAPKSCVAQQLKVMDYPLNMTVVIAGAAGLLALVLFCCICMCVCRHRGCRNGNYQGLGDVREGNHTKSTKSYNPPPPPLPPTRNLKHYKQAQSFMI
- the jam2b gene encoding junctional adhesion molecule 2b isoform X2, which codes for MRNNMKLWTLPLVITLLHSPVCLSVTVSSSKPQVEVHEHTDAVLTCEFRTEKDQNPRIEWKKKGKGVTFVYFNHKFTGPYAERAKIEGATLTIHLVTQKDSGEYRCEVTASEDHVSLGEATVTLNVLVPPHVPSCEVPSSIFVGSGLELLCKDKLSVPPATYRWYKDNKVLMATTDTPYSIDTNKGTLKINSVSKMDTGMYRCESSNSVGAPKSCVAQQLKVMDYPLNMTVVIAGAAGLLALVLFCCICMCVCRHRGCRNEGNHTKSTKSYNPPPPPLPPTRNLKHYKQAQSFMI